GAATGATCACAAACATAAACCAGGAGTTCGCCGAAGCATACCCCATCTTGAAGTATTTGAAGGCGTTGTCATACGCGTACATGGCATAGAAATACGTAGACTGCAACGGTCCGCCTCCTGTGAGCAAGAGTGCTAGACTCAGCTGCTGGAACGCACTAATGATCGTCATAATCAGGTTGAACAAAATCGTTGGGCTGACCATCGGCAGTGTAATGCGGAAAAACTTTTGCACCGCCCCTGCCCCATCAATCGAAGCCGCTTCATACAAGCTCTCCGGGATACTTTTGAGCCCCGCCAGGAAAATCAATACCATGGAGCCCTGCCCCCACAGACTCGCAATCACCATGGCAACGAGCGCCCACGACGTATCGTTTAGCCAATCTGGACCTGTAATTCCAACCAGACTGAGCAAATAGTTGAAAATGCCGTATTCCCCGTCGTATACCCACGCCCAAATCATCGCCAGCGCCACACCGGAAATCACGCTCGGCAAGTAAAACACTGTGCGGAAAAAGCCGCTGCCTTTTACCTTCTGATTCAGCATCATGGCCAAAAACAACGCGATGAACAAATTCAACGGGACAAACAACAGCGCAAATTTAATCGTGACCCAGAGCGATTGCCAAAACAATGGATCATCCGTAAACATATTGACGTAGTTGTCCACGCCGACAAACGTAACCTCACCAACGACAGGCCAATCAAAAAAGCTCATGACGAGTGAAAACAGCATCGGTCCCAGTGTAAAAGCGAGAAAGCCGAGAATCCAAGGCAAGATAAAAAGATAGGGCGTAAGAAACGCCCTTCCCTTGAGTTTTTTCGGTTGAACGGTCATGGCAGGCTGTTTATGTGTCACAACACTCTCTGTATTCAATTTCCTGACCCCTTCCCGTTATTTCAAGAATTTCTGGGAGTCTTTGACTGCCTTGTTCAGTAATTCCTCGGCGTTTTGTCCCATCATGATCGCATTGACCGCTGCGGAAAGGTTCCGGTTGATTTCGTTCCAATGCGGATTCAACAGGAAGGCAGGCGTGTCAGTCGATTGCTCCAATGTCTTGTAGAACGGCGCGTAGAGCGGGTCCTGATCGAGCTTCTTCTCTTGTACGACACTAATACGGACAGGCAAATCAGATGTACGCATCTTGATCGCATCGCTGGAAACGAAGAACTTCAAAAACTCCCAAGCAAGCTCTTTGTTTTTGGAATCCTTGGCGATCGATACAGAGGAGGTTGCAATGACACCCTTACCAGGCTTGCCAGGGAATTGCGGCATCACGACCGTACCAAAGTCGACATTCGCCTTCTTGTACGACTCGAGCGACCATACGCCGTTGTCATACATCGCGAGCTTGCCCGCTTTGAACAAGTCATTCCCGCTCTGCTGGTTTTTGCCACCAACGAGCAAAGCGCTCTTGTCTTTCGTCAAATCACTGAAAATTTGCAGGGCTTCTGCCGTTTCCTTGCTGTTCATGTAGCCTTCGATTGTTTTTCCATCAGGACTGATGAAGCTGCTGCCGTTACTCCACACGAACTGCTGCAAATCGTACGTATCCGGCTCTGAACGAACCGCGAAGCCGTACTGCTTCTTGTCGCGAACGGTTAGCTGTTTGGCTGCCGATTTGAAATCCTCCCACGTCCAGTCGTCTGTCGGAAGTGGTACATTTGCTTCGTTAAACAGCTTTTTGTTGTAGAAGACGACCCGTGTCGAGAAGCCCGCCGGGAGACCGAACAATTTTCCATCGAAGCGATTATAGTTTAGGAGGCCTTGGTAAAAGTCGTCGATTGCCACGGATGGGTCCTTCTTTACGTACTCATCCAATGGCTCGAGTGAGGCGTGGTACGTGGGGAAATCCCACATGTACATGACATCGGGCGGGTTTTTGGCTCCGAATGCCGCTACCAGCTTCTGATCAAAACCATCTGCATATGCCTCTACTTGTACCTTCACACCCGGATTTTTCTGTTCGAATTGTTTCGCGATATCTTGTTGGATCTTCAGCATTTGGTCCGTGTCCCATGTCGCGAAACGCAATGTAACCGTTTCCTTTTTATCAGACGACGCTGGCGTTGTCGTACC
This genomic stretch from Brevibacillus brevis harbors:
- a CDS encoding carbohydrate ABC transporter permease; this translates as MTVQPKKLKGRAFLTPYLFILPWILGFLAFTLGPMLFSLVMSFFDWPVVGEVTFVGVDNYVNMFTDDPLFWQSLWVTIKFALLFVPLNLFIALFLAMMLNQKVKGSGFFRTVFYLPSVISGVALAMIWAWVYDGEYGIFNYLLSLVGITGPDWLNDTSWALVAMVIASLWGQGSMVLIFLAGLKSIPESLYEAASIDGAGAVQKFFRITLPMVSPTILFNLIMTIISAFQQLSLALLLTGGGPLQSTYFYAMYAYDNAFKYFKMGYASANSWFMFVIILVLTFLVFKTSGKWVYYEGDNRRGGEEA
- a CDS encoding ABC transporter substrate-binding protein, producing the protein MKKVASKWMAAGMALLLAVVAGCSQAQPAGSDGTSSNTGTTTPASSDKKETVTLRFATWDTDQMLKIQQDIAKQFEQKNPGVKVQVEAYADGFDQKLVAAFGAKNPPDVMYMWDFPTYHASLEPLDEYVKKDPSVAIDDFYQGLLNYNRFDGKLFGLPAGFSTRVVFYNKKLFNEANVPLPTDDWTWEDFKSAAKQLTVRDKKQYGFAVRSEPDTYDLQQFVWSNGSSFISPDGKTIEGYMNSKETAEALQIFSDLTKDKSALLVGGKNQQSGNDLFKAGKLAMYDNGVWSLESYKKANVDFGTVVMPQFPGKPGKGVIATSSVSIAKDSKNKELAWEFLKFFVSSDAIKMRTSDLPVRISVVQEKKLDQDPLYAPFYKTLEQSTDTPAFLLNPHWNEINRNLSAAVNAIMMGQNAEELLNKAVKDSQKFLK